In Shinella sp. XGS7, a single genomic region encodes these proteins:
- a CDS encoding DNA adenine methylase translates to MAQPIIPWLGGKRRLSDTLLKRFPPHDCYVELFAGGAALFFMRHPAKCEVINDVKLDLVNLYRVVTHHLEEFVRQFKYALSSRKVFEWMQMTEPETLTDIQRAARFFYMQHHAFGGRVEGQTYGTQTTAPMVNLLRIEENLSAAHLRLVGVNIENLPWDACMDRYDRPHTLFYADPPYWETEGYGESFGWEQYELLAAKMATCKGKVIVSLNDHPDIRRCFSAFEMEALEIDYTVGGGGKAVTRGELIIYSWPISKEPAGLF, encoded by the coding sequence ATGGCCCAACCCATCATTCCCTGGCTCGGCGGTAAACGCCGGCTGTCCGACACCCTACTGAAGCGGTTCCCGCCTCACGACTGCTACGTGGAGCTGTTCGCGGGCGGCGCCGCGCTGTTTTTCATGCGCCACCCGGCCAAGTGCGAGGTGATCAATGACGTGAAGCTCGACCTGGTCAACCTGTACCGGGTGGTCACCCACCACCTGGAGGAGTTCGTCAGGCAGTTCAAGTACGCCTTGTCGAGCCGCAAGGTCTTCGAGTGGATGCAGATGACCGAGCCCGAGACGCTGACCGACATTCAGCGGGCGGCCAGGTTCTTCTACATGCAGCACCATGCCTTCGGCGGCCGGGTGGAGGGCCAGACGTATGGCACCCAGACCACCGCCCCGATGGTCAACCTGCTGCGGATCGAGGAGAACCTCAGCGCCGCCCATCTGCGCCTGGTGGGGGTCAACATCGAGAACCTGCCCTGGGACGCCTGCATGGACCGCTACGACCGGCCTCACACGCTGTTCTATGCCGACCCGCCGTACTGGGAGACCGAGGGCTACGGGGAATCGTTCGGCTGGGAGCAGTACGAGCTGCTTGCAGCCAAGATGGCCACCTGCAAGGGGAAGGTCATCGTCAGCCTGAACGACCACCCGGACATCCGGCGTTGCTTCAGCGCCTTCGAGATGGAGGCGTTGGAGATCGACTACACGGTCGGAGGGGGCGGGAAGGCCGTCACCCGTGGCGAGCTGATCATCTACAGCTGGCCCATCTCCAAGGAGCCCGCCGGCCTGTTCTGA
- a CDS encoding phage minor tail protein L has protein sequence MTIAQELSGLQASAKVVLYVLDASPIGGEVLRFHNGTNQLNQPVVWQGQTYQPFPIEAEGFEVRTQGPAARPKIRVADRFGLISVLLMQFGNLEGALLIRKVTHARFLDAVNFPGGVNPEANPDEAYPDDTWVVDRVSRDDATVIEWELASPLDLEGMTVPGRRCDQLVCSWRYRSADCGYTGGPVAKADDTPTADPGQDECSQLISGCKIRFGKLLPFGAFPGIGLNRQT, from the coding sequence ATGACGATTGCCCAGGAACTCTCCGGCCTGCAGGCCAGTGCCAAGGTGGTGCTGTACGTGCTGGATGCCTCGCCGATTGGCGGCGAGGTCCTGCGCTTCCACAACGGGACCAACCAGCTCAATCAGCCAGTGGTCTGGCAGGGTCAGACCTACCAGCCGTTCCCTATCGAGGCCGAGGGCTTCGAGGTGCGGACGCAGGGGCCCGCGGCGCGGCCCAAGATCCGCGTGGCGGACCGCTTCGGGCTCATCAGCGTGCTGCTGATGCAGTTCGGGAATCTGGAGGGGGCGCTGCTGATCCGCAAGGTGACGCACGCCCGGTTCCTGGACGCGGTGAACTTCCCTGGTGGCGTGAACCCCGAGGCGAACCCGGACGAGGCCTACCCCGACGACACCTGGGTGGTGGACCGCGTCTCGCGCGATGACGCCACAGTGATCGAGTGGGAACTGGCCAGCCCGCTGGACCTGGAAGGCATGACGGTCCCCGGCCGCCGCTGCGACCAGCTGGTGTGCAGCTGGCGCTACCGCAGCGCGGACTGTGGCTACACGGGCGGCCCCGTGGCCAAGGCCGACGACACCCCCACGGCCGACCCCGGCCAGGACGAATGCAGCCAGCTGATTTCGGGCTGCAAGATCCGCTTCGGCAAGCTCCTGCCCTTCGGCGCCTTCCCCGGCATCGGCCTCAATCGGCAGACGTGA
- a CDS encoding C40 family peptidase encodes MSPTAPLLNLLDLPPSLVAAIRQAAEGAYPRECCGLVVALPDGELRYWPCRNLVAGEAAQDRFSLAPEDWAAAEDAGTVVAVVHSHPNACANPSVADRVSCERSGLPWLIMGWPSGALVTLEPRGRPVELVGREFAFGVQDCYTLIQDYYRQELGVELPHFDREDGFWQRGQELYRDNLAKAGFVEVQGPPQLHDMIVMQVASDVGNHGAVYVGDGQILHHIYDRLSCRDPYGGYWQRHTRFIARHVSQMGAQA; translated from the coding sequence ATGTCGCCGACCGCACCCCTACTCAATCTCCTCGACCTGCCGCCCAGCCTGGTGGCCGCCATCCGCCAGGCCGCCGAGGGCGCCTATCCGCGCGAATGCTGCGGTCTGGTGGTGGCGCTGCCTGATGGCGAGCTGCGCTACTGGCCGTGCCGCAACCTGGTGGCCGGCGAGGCTGCTCAGGACCGCTTCAGCCTGGCGCCCGAGGACTGGGCGGCGGCCGAGGATGCCGGCACGGTGGTGGCCGTGGTGCACAGCCACCCCAATGCCTGCGCCAACCCCAGCGTGGCCGACCGCGTGTCCTGCGAGCGCAGCGGGCTGCCCTGGCTCATCATGGGCTGGCCCAGCGGCGCCCTGGTGACCCTGGAGCCGCGCGGGCGGCCGGTGGAGCTGGTGGGCCGTGAGTTCGCCTTCGGGGTGCAGGACTGCTACACCCTGATCCAGGACTACTACCGGCAGGAGCTTGGCGTTGAGCTGCCGCACTTCGACCGGGAAGACGGCTTCTGGCAACGCGGCCAAGAGCTCTATCGCGACAACCTGGCCAAGGCGGGCTTCGTTGAGGTGCAGGGGCCACCCCAGCTGCACGACATGATCGTGATGCAGGTGGCCAGCGACGTGGGCAACCATGGCGCCGTGTACGTGGGTGACGGACAGATCCTGCACCACATCTACGACCGCCTGAGCTGCCGCGACCCCTATGGCGGCTACTGGCAGCGGCACACGCGGTTCATCGCCCGCCATGTCAGCCAGATGGGGGCGCAGGCATGA
- a CDS encoding ATP-binding protein produces the protein MSELPPSAPPPLPPLPRQPRRLRRLLPVLGLLLLLVFGAVGLLQTRQLELLNSTRQYQDDYLVWSLFQYETEYLKLRSHLSEAMIKRSGAAAQAAAERYEIFVSRLDLIEGDHAAKVLSSDTDYRRTVERSRAFVRWADGLSLNAPLIERHPELVAEALERLAPLAAPIHDLSLTASHHVAAQISARNELVRQQSRLSLGLTLLQCALLLGLAWVVMRQLRALARHGQAQEALAENLREARQAAEAGSRAKSIFLANMSHELRTPLHGLLGMLGLLKDTPLRGDQRLQLQAASDSARHLLAILNDILDVSKMEAGAITIKAEPLQPARLLRELDEVCQPQARAKGLQLRLSQDAELPTWISADPTRLRQILLNLLSNAIKFTEQGRVSLHLARSLDERGGARLRCRVEDSGIGMDEALLARLFQRFSQGDSTSSRRYGGTGLGLEISRNLARAMGGDIAVSSQPEQGSCFVLDLPLLPCEAPEPRLESHAPLPPARALRILVAEDHATNRQYLEAVLERLGHRAVFCENGFEALQRLSLQDFDLVLMDLHMPVMDGYEACRAMRALPGPKASVPIVALSADAFEESRERALQAGMADFLAKPVDIETLAALLARQAQAGGAATATPAAPAPAPDGDFDDEVLQVLRRTLPPARVPGLYKSFVRELPQSLERLERALQPPDAEALRSAAHAVKGASASLGLSGVARAARDLERAAKQGADAATLSENGAQLRQALEHSSALCAERGLI, from the coding sequence GTGAGCGAGCTGCCGCCCTCCGCACCTCCGCCCTTGCCGCCGCTGCCGCGACAGCCCCGCCGCCTGCGCCGCCTGCTGCCCGTGCTGGGCCTGCTGCTGCTCCTGGTCTTCGGCGCCGTCGGCCTGCTGCAGACCCGCCAGCTGGAGCTGCTCAACAGCACCCGCCAGTACCAGGACGACTACCTGGTCTGGAGCCTGTTCCAGTACGAGACCGAGTACCTCAAGCTGCGCAGCCATCTGAGCGAGGCCATGATCAAGCGCAGCGGCGCCGCGGCCCAGGCCGCGGCCGAACGCTACGAGATCTTCGTCAGCCGCCTGGACCTGATCGAGGGTGACCATGCCGCCAAGGTGCTGAGCAGCGACACCGACTACCGCCGCACCGTGGAACGCAGCCGCGCCTTCGTGCGCTGGGCCGACGGTCTGTCCCTGAATGCGCCCCTGATCGAACGCCACCCCGAGCTGGTGGCCGAGGCGCTGGAGCGTCTGGCACCACTGGCCGCCCCCATCCACGATCTGTCCCTGACCGCCTCCCACCATGTGGCGGCCCAGATCAGCGCTCGCAACGAGCTGGTGCGCCAGCAGAGCCGGCTCAGCCTGGGCCTGACCCTGCTGCAATGCGCCCTGCTGCTGGGCCTGGCCTGGGTGGTGATGCGCCAGCTGCGCGCCCTGGCCCGGCACGGCCAGGCCCAGGAGGCCCTGGCCGAGAATCTGCGCGAGGCGCGCCAGGCCGCCGAGGCGGGCAGCCGCGCCAAGAGCATCTTCCTGGCCAATATGAGCCATGAGCTGCGCACCCCGCTGCATGGCCTGCTGGGCATGCTGGGCCTGCTCAAGGACACGCCGCTGCGCGGCGACCAGCGCCTGCAGCTGCAGGCCGCCAGCGACTCGGCCCGACATCTGCTGGCCATCCTGAACGACATCCTGGACGTGTCCAAGATGGAGGCCGGCGCCATCACCATCAAGGCTGAGCCCCTGCAGCCCGCGCGCCTGCTGCGCGAGCTCGACGAGGTCTGCCAGCCCCAGGCCCGGGCCAAGGGGCTGCAGCTGCGCCTGAGCCAGGACGCCGAACTGCCCACCTGGATCAGCGCCGACCCCACCCGCCTGCGCCAGATCCTGCTCAATCTGCTGAGCAATGCGATCAAGTTCACCGAGCAGGGCCGGGTGAGCCTGCACCTGGCTCGGAGTCTGGATGAGCGCGGCGGCGCCCGTCTGCGCTGCCGGGTGGAGGACAGCGGCATCGGCATGGACGAGGCCTTGCTGGCCCGGCTCTTCCAGCGCTTCAGCCAGGGCGACAGCACCAGCTCGCGCCGCTATGGCGGCACCGGCCTGGGCCTGGAGATCTCGCGCAATCTGGCACGCGCCATGGGCGGCGATATCGCGGTCAGCAGCCAGCCCGAGCAGGGCTCCTGCTTTGTGCTGGACCTGCCCCTGCTGCCCTGCGAGGCGCCCGAGCCGCGGCTGGAAAGCCACGCCCCCCTGCCGCCGGCGCGCGCCCTGCGCATTCTGGTGGCCGAGGACCATGCCACCAACCGCCAGTACCTGGAGGCCGTGCTGGAACGACTGGGGCACCGCGCGGTCTTCTGCGAGAACGGCTTCGAGGCCTTGCAGCGCCTCTCGCTGCAGGACTTCGACCTGGTGCTGATGGACCTGCACATGCCGGTGATGGACGGCTACGAGGCCTGCCGCGCCATGCGCGCCCTGCCCGGCCCCAAGGCCAGCGTGCCCATCGTGGCGCTCTCGGCCGATGCCTTCGAGGAGTCGCGCGAGCGTGCCCTGCAGGCCGGCATGGCCGACTTCCTGGCCAAGCCCGTGGACATCGAGACCCTGGCCGCCCTGCTCGCCCGCCAGGCCCAGGCCGGCGGCGCGGCCACGGCCACGCCGGCCGCCCCGGCGCCAGCCCCTGACGGCGATTTCGATGACGAGGTGCTGCAGGTGCTGCGCCGCACCCTTCCGCCGGCCCGGGTGCCGGGTCTGTACAAGAGCTTTGTGCGCGAGCTGCCGCAAAGCCTGGAGCGCCTGGAGCGCGCCCTGCAGCCGCCCGATGCCGAGGCGCTGCGCTCGGCCGCCCACGCGGTCAAGGGCGCCAGCGCCAGCCTGGGGCTGAGCGGGGTGGCGCGCGCCGCCCGCGATCTGGAGCGCGCCGCCAAGCAGGGCGCGGACGCCGCCACGCTCAGCGAGAACGGGGCACAGCTGCGCCAGGCCCTGGAGCACAGCAGCGCGCTGTGCGCCGAGCGCGGCCTGATCTAG
- a CDS encoding phage tail protein, with protein sequence MSAEQLLGPLQGEKKGGGSAPTEASDTLRSVQTAQLVDLISEGEIKGLVNGLKSVYLDGVPIENQDGSRNFEGVRFGFLPGTQAQGPLEGIDTVQAERAVGTDVKNHTPVTQTILNPSVDTVRVTIAVPALTHMDTGSGDLNGSEFVYAIDIQSSGGGFVERWRETISGKTTSTYKRAVRLALTGEAPWDIRVRRISADSTSAAITNAFQWDSLTEIQSVQLRYPNSAVAGLQVSARQFSRIPNRAYDVLGLCVRVPSNYNPVTGAYDGIWDGTFKIAWTNNPAWVFFDLATHPRYGGGRYIKDYHLDKWTLYEIGRYCDQRVPDGYGGTEPRFTCNLYLQTEVQARQALQDLASLMRCLTYWGASQVAVVQDSPADARFLFTNANIVGEFSYETVSAKTRHSVWTVYYNDLSQLGRRTPAVYIDKELVRKIGMVPDTLSPIGCTSRGQAIRLARWAALSERLGRTIKFRAGPDCVAVWPGQVFKVSDRRKAGKRLGGRVSAATTTVVTLDAPVTIAAGETYELEVMLPDPAARLGYKTEKRQVITGPGETRALTVAAPFSQAPRAAAVWVLQPSSIQPTWWRMLARKDVDGTNEYEVVAIEHDPGKFEAIDQAVPLPPRPTSGISVKAPQVAEIALTETPYMDGPLPRIRVTASWPEPAQGLRYRVSWRLNTGPWTSLPETSANAVDVDGLQPGLFEVRVQTVNAIGREGAPVPAQLQLAGKTTPASDVTGVAIGRNAAGWLLTWEAPPDADWSATEWRRGGAGFEQGALLFYGRALQAQIGWLPAGNNVLRAVHWAAFRRSAQPSSLPVQIQSPGSPTITEVRQTVRACELRLADATTTQPLHAVHLRVGVAGSAFADATPFPDIPGGARSVTVVLPKGNCRLFTQAEDAYGNLGPIAEYDLTVVGYSANEILNELGGSLTEDLLSAQLRTKINKIDQVGAAVTQEVETRTSITDGLRAQYTLKAQVQRPDGSIVFGGIGLAATASGNVAQSHLILMADRLTFVPSGDLNANPVPLLTTQLVGGQQQVVIRAALIGDLTITNSMLAGSIKADKIDTRGMTIKDDSGRVIFGAGIGIDQSVLPDSAVRNLIDLSWWRKGGTIPWVKNGAGEENTMYATSDVGGVGPRGASDIVMYAREAIGDGAAGGGWDAPNTLNLDPTKTYRFAIPIKKRDGAGGSAYWGAQANTACTINTTSPHENPYFAVLNRDFMLPDRWYLFVGYVFPYGSTGNTDAGAGIYDCKTGTLVSGGSNLCHAAGGVKGHRAYQYYAAAGSTQLFGRPMVNLVDGTEPPLREFFESSAVLNSQMPADSGNRFPNSDMADGWEQLWRVRWNQAGQGIGTFQRTDRVWSDGAWMPPGVLGLTVNTAAQDGVIDFEISEQLPVVPGERYEWSVSVFTHRCHAGIGLAFVDAMGNIVAGWLEQSTDAVVEQPTSTFPTVGNARRLTVFMTAPANASRAVMFVRKGARLWSNDSWIWWFWPFFGKASADQKSPSAYSPGPLRSVRSLGYSGDLNATFGAAIGQNLTGVFSQSSWDVVMNGQAFIRAAHIQQLTSANLTIGAISGTLNGGANPYQARIEASLNTMTWYRANGSRAVVISAG encoded by the coding sequence ATGAGCGCTGAGCAACTGCTGGGCCCCCTGCAGGGCGAGAAGAAGGGCGGCGGCAGCGCGCCCACCGAGGCCAGCGACACCCTGCGCAGCGTTCAGACGGCGCAGCTGGTCGATCTGATCAGCGAGGGCGAGATCAAGGGCCTGGTGAACGGCCTCAAGAGCGTTTATCTCGACGGCGTGCCCATCGAGAACCAGGACGGCTCCCGCAACTTCGAGGGCGTGCGCTTTGGCTTCTTGCCTGGCACGCAGGCGCAGGGACCGCTGGAGGGCATCGACACGGTCCAGGCCGAGCGGGCCGTGGGGACTGACGTCAAGAACCACACGCCGGTCACGCAAACCATCCTGAACCCGTCCGTGGACACGGTGCGGGTCACCATCGCCGTGCCGGCGCTCACCCACATGGACACGGGCAGCGGCGACCTCAATGGCTCGGAGTTTGTCTACGCGATCGACATCCAGTCCAGCGGCGGCGGCTTCGTGGAGCGCTGGCGCGAGACGATCTCGGGCAAGACCACCAGCACCTACAAGCGCGCCGTGCGCCTGGCGCTGACGGGCGAGGCGCCCTGGGATATCCGCGTGCGACGCATCAGCGCGGACTCGACCAGCGCGGCGATCACGAACGCGTTTCAGTGGGACAGCCTCACCGAGATCCAGTCGGTGCAGCTGCGCTATCCCAACTCGGCGGTGGCGGGCCTGCAGGTCTCGGCCCGGCAGTTCAGCCGCATCCCGAATCGTGCCTACGACGTGCTGGGCCTGTGTGTGCGGGTGCCCAGCAACTACAACCCGGTGACCGGCGCTTACGACGGCATCTGGGACGGCACGTTCAAGATCGCCTGGACCAACAACCCGGCCTGGGTGTTCTTCGACCTGGCCACGCATCCGCGCTATGGCGGTGGCCGCTATATCAAGGACTACCACCTTGATAAGTGGACCCTGTACGAGATCGGCCGGTACTGCGATCAGCGGGTGCCGGACGGCTACGGCGGCACTGAGCCGCGCTTCACCTGCAATCTGTACCTGCAGACCGAGGTGCAGGCCCGCCAGGCGCTGCAGGACCTGGCCAGCCTCATGCGCTGCCTGACGTACTGGGGCGCCAGCCAGGTGGCCGTGGTGCAGGACTCGCCGGCTGACGCCCGGTTCCTGTTCACGAACGCGAACATAGTGGGCGAGTTCAGCTATGAGACGGTCTCGGCCAAGACCCGGCACTCGGTCTGGACCGTCTACTACAACGACCTGAGCCAGCTCGGCCGCCGCACGCCGGCCGTCTACATCGACAAGGAGCTGGTACGCAAGATCGGCATGGTGCCGGACACGCTGTCGCCCATCGGCTGCACCTCGCGTGGCCAGGCCATCCGCCTGGCGCGCTGGGCGGCCTTGAGCGAGCGGCTCGGCCGCACGATCAAGTTCCGGGCCGGCCCGGACTGCGTGGCGGTGTGGCCCGGGCAGGTCTTCAAGGTCTCGGACCGCCGCAAGGCCGGCAAGCGCCTGGGCGGCCGGGTGAGCGCGGCCACCACCACCGTGGTGACGCTGGACGCCCCCGTGACGATTGCAGCCGGCGAGACCTACGAGCTGGAGGTGATGCTGCCCGACCCGGCCGCCAGGCTGGGCTACAAGACCGAGAAGCGCCAGGTCATCACCGGCCCCGGTGAAACTCGCGCCCTGACCGTGGCGGCCCCGTTCAGCCAGGCGCCTCGGGCCGCTGCCGTGTGGGTGCTGCAGCCCAGCTCGATCCAGCCCACCTGGTGGCGCATGCTGGCCCGCAAGGACGTGGACGGCACGAACGAATACGAGGTCGTGGCCATCGAGCACGACCCGGGCAAGTTCGAAGCCATCGACCAGGCGGTGCCGCTGCCTCCGCGGCCGACGTCGGGCATCTCGGTCAAGGCGCCCCAGGTGGCCGAGATTGCGCTGACGGAAACACCGTACATGGATGGGCCGCTGCCGCGCATTCGCGTCACGGCCTCCTGGCCAGAGCCGGCGCAAGGACTGCGGTACCGCGTGAGCTGGCGCCTCAACACCGGCCCCTGGACCAGCCTGCCGGAGACCAGCGCCAATGCGGTGGACGTCGACGGCCTGCAGCCCGGGCTCTTCGAGGTCCGGGTGCAGACGGTGAACGCGATTGGCCGCGAGGGTGCTCCGGTGCCGGCGCAGCTGCAGCTGGCGGGCAAGACCACGCCGGCCTCCGATGTGACGGGCGTGGCCATCGGTCGCAACGCGGCGGGATGGCTGCTGACCTGGGAAGCGCCGCCCGATGCGGACTGGTCGGCCACCGAGTGGCGCCGCGGGGGCGCGGGCTTTGAGCAAGGCGCGCTGCTGTTCTACGGCCGCGCGCTGCAGGCTCAGATCGGCTGGCTGCCCGCCGGCAACAACGTGCTGCGGGCGGTGCATTGGGCCGCGTTCCGGCGGTCGGCCCAGCCCAGCTCGCTGCCCGTGCAGATCCAGTCGCCGGGCTCACCGACCATCACCGAGGTGCGCCAGACCGTGCGGGCCTGCGAGCTGCGCCTGGCAGACGCCACCACGACGCAGCCCCTTCACGCGGTGCATCTTCGCGTCGGCGTCGCCGGTAGTGCGTTCGCTGATGCCACCCCGTTTCCCGACATTCCAGGCGGCGCGCGCTCTGTCACCGTCGTCCTTCCGAAGGGCAACTGCCGTCTCTTCACCCAGGCTGAGGACGCCTACGGCAACCTCGGGCCCATCGCCGAGTACGACCTGACGGTGGTGGGCTACTCGGCCAACGAGATCCTGAACGAGCTGGGCGGCTCGCTCACCGAGGACCTGCTCTCGGCGCAGCTGCGCACCAAGATCAACAAGATCGACCAGGTCGGCGCGGCCGTCACCCAGGAGGTTGAGACCCGCACCAGCATCACGGACGGCCTGCGAGCGCAGTACACGCTCAAGGCCCAGGTCCAGCGGCCTGACGGCTCCATCGTGTTCGGCGGCATCGGCCTGGCCGCCACGGCCAGCGGGAATGTGGCCCAGAGCCACCTGATCCTGATGGCCGACCGGCTGACCTTCGTGCCGAGCGGCGACCTCAATGCCAACCCGGTGCCGCTGCTCACGACCCAGCTGGTGGGCGGCCAGCAGCAGGTGGTGATTCGCGCCGCGCTGATCGGGGACCTCACGATCACGAACTCGATGCTGGCGGGCAGCATCAAGGCGGACAAGATCGACACCCGAGGGATGACGATCAAAGACGACAGCGGCCGTGTGATCTTTGGTGCTGGCATTGGGATCGACCAAAGCGTCTTGCCAGACTCAGCGGTTCGCAACCTCATCGATCTCTCTTGGTGGCGTAAGGGCGGGACCATTCCGTGGGTCAAGAACGGTGCCGGCGAAGAGAACACCATGTACGCCACCAGCGACGTCGGTGGCGTGGGGCCTCGTGGCGCCAGCGACATCGTGATGTACGCGCGAGAGGCCATCGGAGATGGTGCTGCTGGAGGAGGCTGGGATGCTCCCAATACGCTGAATCTGGATCCCACCAAGACATACCGGTTCGCGATCCCGATCAAGAAGCGCGATGGTGCGGGCGGCTCGGCGTACTGGGGTGCACAGGCCAACACAGCGTGCACCATCAACACCACCAGTCCGCATGAGAACCCGTACTTTGCGGTCCTGAACCGGGACTTTATGTTGCCGGATCGCTGGTACCTGTTCGTTGGCTATGTTTTTCCGTACGGCTCAACAGGCAACACCGATGCGGGTGCTGGCATCTATGACTGCAAGACCGGCACGCTAGTCAGCGGTGGCTCGAACCTGTGCCACGCGGCGGGCGGGGTAAAGGGACACCGCGCGTACCAGTACTACGCAGCTGCAGGGAGCACGCAGCTCTTCGGCCGCCCCATGGTGAATCTGGTGGACGGCACCGAACCGCCCCTGCGCGAGTTCTTCGAGTCGAGCGCTGTGCTGAACAGCCAAATGCCCGCCGACTCGGGTAACCGATTCCCCAACAGCGATATGGCTGACGGCTGGGAGCAACTCTGGCGCGTGCGCTGGAACCAGGCCGGCCAGGGCATTGGCACTTTCCAGCGTACTGATCGAGTGTGGTCAGACGGCGCCTGGATGCCTCCTGGCGTCCTGGGTCTGACCGTGAACACTGCCGCCCAGGATGGGGTGATCGACTTCGAGATCAGCGAGCAGCTGCCGGTCGTGCCTGGCGAGCGCTACGAGTGGAGCGTGTCCGTGTTCACCCATCGCTGCCATGCCGGTATCGGGTTGGCCTTCGTGGACGCGATGGGCAATATTGTCGCTGGATGGTTGGAGCAATCGACGGACGCGGTGGTGGAGCAGCCCACCTCGACATTCCCAACGGTCGGGAATGCCCGCCGCCTCACGGTGTTCATGACGGCTCCGGCCAACGCATCGCGGGCGGTTATGTTCGTCCGCAAGGGCGCCCGCCTCTGGAGCAACGACAGCTGGATCTGGTGGTTCTGGCCATTCTTCGGTAAAGCCTCGGCCGACCAGAAGAGCCCCTCGGCCTACAGCCCAGGCCCGTTGCGCAGCGTGCGGAGCCTGGGCTACTCGGGCGACCTGAACGCCACCTTCGGCGCGGCCATCGGACAAAACCTCACGGGGGTTTTCAGCCAGTCGTCCTGGGATGTGGTCATGAACGGCCAGGCTTTCATTCGCGCCGCTCACATCCAGCAGCTGACCTCAGCCAATCTCACGATTGGAGCCATCAGCGGCACGTTGAACGGGGGCGCCAATCCCTACCAGGCGCGCATTGAGGCGTCCCTCAACACGATGACCTGGTACCGCGCCAATGGCTCGCGCGCCGTCGTCATCAGCGCGGGCTGA
- a CDS encoding phage tail protein: MARRVFDFAESPGTGLQEQPRVLATQFGDGYAHRQEDGLNPIAQVWDLRFRNVERGAGDEIIQFFRDHRAVTPFLWTPRWASAPILVICPNWSRTQPEEHEISDISARFQQVFEP, encoded by the coding sequence ATGGCGCGACGTGTGTTTGATTTCGCGGAGAGCCCGGGCACCGGCCTGCAGGAGCAGCCTCGCGTCCTGGCCACCCAGTTCGGCGATGGCTATGCCCACCGGCAGGAGGATGGACTCAACCCGATAGCCCAGGTCTGGGATCTGCGCTTTCGCAATGTCGAGCGGGGGGCCGGCGACGAGATCATCCAGTTCTTCCGCGACCACCGCGCCGTGACGCCTTTCCTCTGGACCCCGCGCTGGGCCTCGGCGCCTATCCTGGTCATCTGCCCGAACTGGAGCCGCACGCAGCCCGAGGAGCACGAGATCAGCGACATCAGCGCGCGCTTTCAGCAGGTGTTCGAACCATGA
- a CDS encoding DUF4376 domain-containing protein codes for MPILKQIKTPAGAELGYHLVMRVEADMRGIHGVAMVTLASWPTESDCVASGELSPVSVSHPAVPLQGVLGASSLLAGIEAALIDAPDSPLQGGTVVPEAGGLEAARVRQWAMIKQTREILSRKPIVVDGLTFQANAASVDEITREVQWLQIAGSTTTEWTLANDTRLQVTRAQLEAVIVAVGQRGQHLHQVSAELRAQLDAAASTEAVLAVVWPTQVPAQ; via the coding sequence ATGCCGATCCTCAAGCAGATCAAGACGCCTGCCGGCGCTGAACTGGGCTACCACCTGGTGATGCGCGTCGAGGCGGACATGCGTGGAATCCACGGGGTGGCCATGGTCACCCTGGCCAGCTGGCCCACCGAAAGCGACTGTGTGGCCAGCGGCGAGCTATCGCCGGTCAGCGTGAGCCACCCGGCGGTGCCGCTGCAAGGGGTGCTTGGCGCAAGTTCGCTGCTCGCCGGCATTGAGGCTGCGTTGATCGACGCCCCTGACTCTCCGCTGCAGGGCGGGACTGTGGTGCCCGAAGCCGGCGGCCTGGAGGCGGCTCGCGTGCGGCAGTGGGCCATGATCAAACAGACGCGAGAGATCCTCTCCCGCAAGCCCATCGTGGTCGACGGGCTCACATTCCAGGCGAATGCGGCCTCTGTGGACGAGATCACTCGGGAGGTGCAATGGCTACAGATCGCCGGCAGCACCACCACGGAGTGGACGCTGGCCAATGACACGCGCTTGCAGGTCACTCGGGCCCAGCTGGAGGCCGTCATCGTGGCGGTGGGGCAGCGCGGGCAGCACCTGCACCAGGTGTCGGCCGAGCTTCGGGCCCAGCTTGATGCCGCAGCCAGCACCGAGGCCGTCCTGGCTGTTGTCTGGCCCACCCAGGTCCCCGCTCAGTAA
- a CDS encoding molybdopterin-dependent oxidoreductase, which translates to MPGPIPRRTLLSLLGLAPWIAHALEAPSGPVVLSLSGRIGKPNRDGQALFDMPMLAALPQHSLVQKTPWYPSPRKFTGPLLRDVLAAAGAQGQQIEARAINDYKVSIPMEDAQEHGVILARLLDDQPMPLRDKGPLFIMYPFDGQTKLRSSIYYSRSIWQLKSLDIR; encoded by the coding sequence ATGCCCGGACCGATTCCCCGCCGTACCCTGCTCAGCCTGCTGGGCCTTGCCCCCTGGATTGCCCATGCGCTGGAGGCCCCCAGCGGGCCGGTGGTGCTGAGCCTGAGCGGCCGCATCGGCAAGCCCAACCGCGACGGCCAGGCCCTGTTCGACATGCCCATGCTGGCCGCCCTGCCGCAACACAGCCTGGTGCAGAAAACCCCCTGGTATCCCAGCCCGCGCAAGTTCACCGGCCCGCTGCTGCGCGATGTGCTGGCGGCGGCCGGCGCCCAGGGCCAGCAGATCGAGGCCCGCGCCATCAATGACTACAAGGTCAGCATCCCCATGGAGGATGCGCAGGAGCATGGGGTGATCCTGGCGCGCCTGCTGGACGACCAACCCATGCCGCTGCGCGACAAGGGGCCGCTCTTCATCATGTACCCCTTCGACGGCCAGACCAAGCTGCGCAGCAGCATCTACTACAGCCGCTCCATCTGGCAGCTCAAGAGCCTGGACATCCGGTGA